The following are encoded in a window of Cryobacterium sp. CG_9.6 genomic DNA:
- a CDS encoding HigA family addiction module antitoxin — protein MTGMHNPPHPGLVLEDYLGDVSLAEAARRLGVTRATLSRIRHGHSAVTADMAVRLSLLLGTSAELWLGMQTAHDLWNEKQKPRPEVLPLAG, from the coding sequence ATGACCGGAATGCATAACCCTCCGCACCCAGGCCTGGTCCTCGAGGATTATCTCGGGGACGTCAGCCTTGCTGAGGCCGCGCGACGCCTTGGCGTGACTCGGGCGACGCTGTCTCGCATCCGCCATGGACATTCTGCCGTGACCGCGGACATGGCAGTGCGCCTGAGTTTGCTTCTTGGTACGAGCGCCGAACTCTGGCTGGGCATGCAGACAGCGCACGACCTGTGGAACGAGAAGCAGAAGCCGCGGCCGGAGGTGCTCCCGCTCGCAGGTTAG
- a CDS encoding NADPH:quinone reductase translates to MKAIVYNQTGAPSVLQYVDRPVLEPAAGEVRVRIVVSGVNPTDWKSRHGDTAGEALAFDEVVPGQDGAGIVDAIGDGVQNVAVGDRVWLAVAAYQLAHGGSAQEYSVLPADHVFTLPAEASFDQGASLGVPAITAYRALTVAEDGPSALHPGALAGKTVLVAGGAGAVGHAAIQLARWAGASVITTVSSPAKAALATAAGAQHAFTYTDSDIVGQIRQIAPNGVDLIVEVAPAQNSALDLAVIRNRGSIAVYANNGGDQMTLDVRKHFSLNVRYQFLLLYTMGADVIRAAAEAINIALADGALAVGEEAGLPLHRFDLAHTADAHAAVESEVVGKVLIDVSAA, encoded by the coding sequence ATGAAGGCAATTGTGTACAACCAGACCGGTGCTCCCTCCGTGCTTCAGTATGTGGATCGGCCGGTGCTTGAACCCGCCGCGGGCGAGGTGCGCGTGCGCATTGTGGTGAGCGGGGTGAACCCCACCGACTGGAAGTCGCGGCACGGCGACACCGCGGGCGAAGCGCTGGCGTTTGATGAGGTTGTGCCCGGCCAGGACGGTGCCGGCATCGTGGATGCGATTGGCGACGGCGTACAGAACGTGGCCGTGGGTGACCGCGTGTGGCTCGCGGTTGCCGCGTATCAGCTGGCGCACGGCGGTTCTGCGCAGGAGTACTCCGTGCTGCCCGCCGACCACGTGTTTACTCTGCCCGCCGAGGCCAGCTTTGACCAGGGTGCGAGCCTCGGAGTGCCCGCCATTACGGCGTACCGCGCCCTGACCGTGGCCGAAGACGGACCGAGCGCCCTGCATCCGGGGGCGCTCGCCGGCAAGACCGTGCTCGTGGCCGGCGGTGCCGGTGCCGTGGGACACGCGGCCATTCAGCTCGCGCGGTGGGCCGGGGCATCCGTTATCACTACCGTGAGCTCACCGGCGAAGGCCGCGCTCGCTACGGCGGCCGGCGCGCAGCACGCGTTCACATACACCGACTCCGACATTGTGGGTCAGATTCGACAGATTGCGCCCAACGGTGTGGATCTCATTGTGGAGGTGGCTCCCGCCCAGAACTCCGCGCTCGATCTCGCCGTCATTCGCAATCGCGGGTCAATTGCGGTGTACGCCAACAACGGTGGCGACCAGATGACGCTCGACGTGCGCAAGCACTTCAGCCTCAATGTGCGCTACCAGTTCCTGTTGCTTTACACGATGGGCGCCGACGTCATTCGGGCCGCGGCTGAGGCCATCAACATCGCACTCGCCGACGGTGCGCTCGCCGTGGGCGAAGAAGCTGGGCTGCCCCTGCACCGCTTCGACCTCGCTCACACAGCGGATGCCCATGCCGCCGTGGAGAGCGAAGTGGTGGGCAAGGTTCTGATCGACGTGTCGGCGGCGTAA